In a single window of the Debaryomyces hansenii CBS767 chromosome A complete sequence genome:
- a CDS encoding DEHA2A09922p (similar to uniprot|P40506 Saccharomyces cerevisiae YIL083C), translating to MTPKSPQQKKYHTSNPIAETAIDRTIPDLPIAQLSDEDKYFRTHQAPPYLSEIEQQVTAFIEFHAANTGKRIALVTSGGTTVPLENNTVRFIDNFSAGTRGATSAEYFLENGYAVIFLHREFSLLPYSRHYSHTTNCFLDYMTEVNNKVEINPDFADEMLVVLRKYKEAKESQSLLLIPFTNVNQYLYTLKLMAILLQKIEDKALFYLAAAVSDFFLPQSRMPQHKIQSQAAGKLIIDLEQVPKFLRRLVDNWAPSAMIVSFKLETDHSILIEKSKGALERYQHQLVIGNLLQTRKKEVVFVHSDGSELWIKLTDKQKEDHMDIEGLIIPAVIKEHSEWVVKHHSK from the coding sequence ATGACACCAAAATCACCACAGCAGAAGAAATACCATACGTCCAATCCAATTGCTGAAACTGCAATTGACAGAACTATTCCAGATTTGCCAATTGCACAGTTATCTGACgaagataaatatttcagaACTCACCAAGCTCCCCCATATTTACTGGAGATCGAGCAACAGGTGACAgcttttattgaatttcatGCTGCTAACACTGGAAAACGTATCGCATTGGTAACATCTGGTGGTACAACTGTTCCATTAGAGAATAATACTGttagatttattgataattttagTGCCGGTACGAGAGGAGCAACGTCGGCAGAGTACTTCTTAGAGAATGGGTATGCTGTTATATTTTTACATAGAGAGTTTTCTCTTTTGCCATACTCAAGACATTACAGTCATACTACTAATTGTTTCTTAGATTATATGACAGAAGTTAATAATAAGGTCGAAATTAACCCCGATTTTGCAGATGAGATGTTGGTTGTCTTAAGAAAGTATaaagaagcaaaagaaTCACAGtcgttattattaataccaTTTACGAATGttaatcaatatttatatacattgaaattgatggCTATTTTattacaaaaaattgaagacaAAGCTTTGTTTTACTTAGCAGCTGCCGTCTCAGATTTCTTCTTACCACAGTCGAGAATGCCTCAGCATAAAATACAATCCCAAGCTGCAGGtaaattgataattgacTTAGAACAAGTTCCAAAGTTCTTGAGAAGATTAGTTGACAACTGGGCACCATCTGCAATGATTgtttcattcaaattagaaACGGATCATCTGATCTTAATCGAAAAATCCAAAGGTGCATTAGAAAGATACCAACATCAATTGGTGATTGGTAACTTATTACAAACCAGAAAGAAGGAAGTTGTATTTGTTCATTCAGATGGATCAGAACTTTGGATCAAATTAACAgataaacaaaaagaagacCACATGGATATTGAAGGATTAATTATTCCTGCAGTAATTAAAGAACATTCCGAATGGGTTGTAAAACATCATTCTAAATAA
- a CDS encoding DEHA2A09900p (similar to uniprot|P14832 Saccharomyces cerevisiae YDR155C CPR1): protein MNPVVFLDVNKGDVPLGRIKLKLFASELPKTCENFRQFCTGEYRENNRPKGYKGCTFHRVVKGFMIQGGDFVRGNGLGSISIYGGNTFDDEGFPYDHKKYSVSMANSGPNSNGCQFFICCKEVPHLDGKHVVFGEVVEGFDIVDQIEKTKVGVLDKPYPDITITNCGEM from the exons ATGAACCCAGTGGTATTCCTAGAT GTGAATAAAGGAG ATGTTCCGTTGGGACGGATAAAGCTCAAACTATTTGCAAGTGAATTACCGAA GACTTGTGAAAATTTCAGGCAATTCTGCACCGGTGAATACAGAGAGAACAATCGCCCAAAAGGCTACAAAGGCTGTACATTTCATAGGGTAGTCAAAGGTTTCATGATTCAAGGCGGTGATTTTGTCCGAGGGAATGGCTTGGGAAGCATTTCCATATATGGAGGTAATACATTCGACGATGAAGGATTTCCCTATGACC ACAAGAAATATAGTGTTTCTATGGCCAATTCTGGGCCCAATTCCAATGGAtgtcaatttttcatatgCTGCAAAGAGGTCCCACATCTAGATGGTAAGCATGTTGTGTTTGGAGAAGTAGTTGAAGGGTTTGATATTGTAGATCAAATAGAAAAGACCAAAGTAGGGGTTCTTGATAAACCATACCCCGATATAACGATAACCAATTGTGGTGAGATGTAG
- a CDS encoding DEHA2A09878p (similar to uniprot|P47821 Saccharomyces cerevisiae YNL025C SSN8 Component of RNA polymerase II holoenzyme) produces the protein MSADFWSSSQRNRWQLTRHSLLESRRKLLLLEKKMIQNGFIKDYPNVEYDANTRIYLHNLLIKLGRRLNVRQIALATAEIYMSRFLIKVSLKEINVYLLVTTCLYAACKIEECPQHIRLITSEARNLWPEYIPQDVTKLAEFEFYLIEEMDSFLVLHHPYRSLLQIRDYLNENFALYGFSLSDDELQNSWSLINDSYITDLHLLLPPHIIAIATIYITIVLKKNISSLRLGANSMSNDTVGMDPHTKPNSNSIHAEDLMALATGGSAINDIGNPSSGTNGFHDIELDENTIKINKFMTFLDHSHVNLNEVVEAIQDIITLYAIWNRYNEMSVKKVLQDMLLNRSV, from the exons ATGTCAGCAGATTTCTGGAGCTCATCACAACGTAACAGGTGGCAACTTACCAGGCATTCTTTGTTGGAATCGAGGCGAAAACTCCTCTTGCTTGAGAAAAAAATGATTCAGAATGGATTTATCAAGGATTACCCAAATGTCGAATATGATGCCAATACAAGAATATATTTGCATAATT TACTTATTAAACTAGGCAGAAGGCTCAATGTCAGACAAATTGCATTAGCTACAGCAGAAATATACATGAGCAGGTTCCTCATCAAAGTGCTGTTGAAGGAAATAAATGTATATTTGCTCGTAACAACGTGTCTATATGCTGCTtgtaaaattgaagaatgtCCCCAGCATATACGGCTTATTACATCGGAGGCACGGAATCTATGGCCGGAATACATCCCCCAGGACGTAACCAAGCTAGCCGAGTTTGAGTTCTATTTGATCGAAGAGATGGACCTGTTCTTGGTTCTACATCATCCATATCGCTCACTCCTACAGATCAGGGACTACTTGAACGAGAACTTCGCTCTCTACGGATTCTCGTTGTCAGACGACGAATTGCAGAATTCATGGTCCCTTATAAACGATAGCTACATCACCGACCTCCATCTCCTATTACCACCGCACATAATAGCCATTGCTACCATATATATAACCATAGTGCTCAAGAAAAATATCAGTTCGTTGCGTCTTGGTGCAAATTCCATGTCCAATGATACAGTAGGCATGGACCCGCATACAAAACCCAACTCCAACTCCATCCACGCCGAAGACCTCATGGCCTTGGCCACTGGTGGCTCCGCCATCAATGACATTGGGAACCCATCCTCTGGCACGAATGGTTTCCACGACATAGAACTAGACGAAAATACAATCAAGATCAACAAATTCATGACTTTTCTAGATCATTCCCATGTAAATTTGAACGAAGTCGTTGAGGCTATACAGGACATCATCACCTTGTATGCTATTTGGAACAGGTACAATGAAATGTCCGTGAAAAAAGTGCTACAAGATATGCTATTAAATAGATCTGTATAA